The stretch of DNA CGCCGCTTTGAATCTGGCCAGCGTAACCCCGGTAATCGGGTAGCTCCGCCGTTTGGGGCCGAATGACATACTGCACCTGGAAGCGGGGCTCCGCGGATCGTTCCAGCGTACCGGGCACGCTTTCCAGGTGTTCCAATAGGCTGGGGCCGGTGTACCAGGGCAGGTGCGTAGAATGCGTTACTACGTTATCGCCCTGCAAGGCGCTAAGCGGAATGGCTACGGCCGCCGGCAGATTGAAATGGTTGGTGAGCTCGGCGTAATCGGTGGCAATTTTGGCGAAAACAGCCTCATCGTAGCCTACCAAATCCATTTTGTTCACGGCCAGCACGAAGTGGCGGATGCCCAGCAGCGCCGCAATCAGCGTGTGGCGGCGGGTCTGCTCAATCACGCCCTGGCGAGCATCTACCAGCACAATGGCTAGGTCGGCGTTGCTGGCGCCGGTTACCATGTTGCGGGTGTACTGCACGTGGCCGGGCGCATCGGTGATGATGAACTTGCGGCGGGGCGTGGTGAAGTACTTGTAGGCCACGTCAATCGTGATGCCCTGCTCACGCTCAGCACGGAGGCCATCGGTCAGCAGCGCCAGATCCACGGTGCCGTTTGAAGCCTGCCGCTTCTCCAGAGCCGCCAGCACGTCCAGCGATACTGATTCGGAATCGTAAAGCAAACGCCCAATCAAGGTGCTTTTGCCGTCGTCAACGCTGCCACACGTGATAAATCGAAGTAAGTCCATGAGGTGAAATTGTGAGGTTGTGAAATTGTGAGTTGGTCGTTTAGGTGAAGTGTGTTGTCTGTTCACAACATCACCTTTCACAACTTCACCACTTAGAAATAGCCGTTGCGCTTGCGGTCTTCCATGCCGGCTTCCGAGATGTTGTCGTCGAGGCGGGTGGCGCCCCGCTCGCTTACTTTGGCCAGCAGCAGATCCTGAATAATATCTTCCACGGTGCTGGCGTCGCTCTCCACAGCAGCAGTACAGGTAGAGTCGCCCACGGTGCGGAAGCGGACCTGACGCGTCACAATTTCATCGTCGTCATCAAGCTGCAGGTGCTCGGAGAGGCCTAGGAGCTGGCCCGAGGGCAGCACCACGCAGGTGCGCTCGTGACCGAAGTAGATGTCGGGCAGCTGGATGTTTTCGCGCTGAATGTAGCGCCACACGTCCAGCTCGGTCCAGTTAGAAATGGGGAACACGCGCACGTTTTCGCCCTTCTGGATGCGGCCGTTGTACACGTTCCAGAGCTCGGGGCGCTGGCGCTTGGGGTCCCACTGGCCAAACTCATCTCGCACGGAGAAGATGCGCTCCTTGGCGCGGGCCTTTTCCTCGTCGCGGCGGGCCCCGCCAATGCAGGCGTCGAACTCAAACTCCTCGATTACCTCCAGCAGCGTGTAAGTCTGCAGGGGGTTGCGGCTGGGATACTTGCCGCCCGGCTCCCGCAGGCGCTGGCGCTTAATGGTTTCTTCCACGCTGCGCACAATAAGCTTTTCGCCGAGGCGGGCGGCCAGCTCATCGCGGTAGTCCAATACCTCCGGGAAGTTGTGACCGGTATCCACGTGCACCAGCGGGAAAGGGAAACGGCCGGGGCGAAAGGCTTTTTCGGCCAACCGCGTGAGCACGATGGAGTCTTTGCCGCCCGAAAACAGCAGGGCGGGACGCTCAAACTGGCCCGCCACTTCCCGCAGGATATGAATAGCTTCGGCTTCCAGCCGGTCGAGGTAATCGAAATGAGGGGTACTCATAGAAAGAGTCTGTTTTGAATCCTTTGTTATGCTGAGCGCAGCTGAAGCATCTCTGCCGCTTCATTACTGTACTAGGCCAGTTGGTTAGCCAGAGGGAGAGATGCTTCGGCTGCGCGGACGCCAGATCAAGCAGGACGTTCTAAGCTTTGCCAAATCACCTAGTCTAGCCCGCGGGCACTGGCTCCACCACCGGGTCGGGGCCATCGTGGTGGGTAGTGGCGTGTAGGCCACATTCCTTGGCGGAAAGGTCTTCCCACCACCAGCGGCCGGCCCGGAAATCCTCGCCTGGCTTAATAGCGCGGGTGCAGGGGGCGCAGCCAATGCTTACGAAGCCCTGCTGGTGCAGCGGATTTACCGGAATGCTGTTTTCCTGGGCGTAGGCCACGGCTTGCTCCCAGGTCCAGTCGAAGAGGGGGTGAACTTTGGTTAGCTCATGGGCGGCATCCCACTCCACGGGATCCATGGTTTGCCGGTTCTGCGACTGCTCAGCCCGGATGCCGGTAACCCAGGCCTGCTGCCCTGCCAGGGCCCGGTTCAGGGGCTCCACCTTCCGGATGTAGCAGCACTCCTTGCGGTTATCGACGCTCTCGTAGAAGCTGTTGGGGCCTTTGGCGAGGAGCAAATCCTGCACACTTTCCTGGCGCGGGAAGTACACCTCAATGGGCTGCTCGTACTTCAGCAGAGTCTTATTCCAGATAGAGTAGGTCTCCTGAAAATTGCGCCCGGTGTCCAGCGTGAATACCTTGATAGGTAGCCCATTCGCGAAAATCAAGTGGCTGATAATCTGATCTTCCAGCCCGAAGGAAGTAGAGAAGACGGCTTTGCCGGGGAAGTGCTCTGCCACCAGACGTAAGCGCTCCAGGGCGGTAGCAGATGTGAGCCGAAGGCGCAGGTCGTCGAGCACGGGCAGGACGGCCGGCGCAGCAGATGCTGCAGACATAACAAGAAGAGAAGTGAGGAGTGGCCACCGTAAGGGCAGCAGTCCGGCCGAAAATGGCCCAGGCAGTAAGGCATCGTCGCGGCGCGACAGGTGCACAATTTCGCCGGGCGAAAAAGGCGGGTGCAGACGATTCAGCCGGACGCGCACTTGCGCACGTCAGAGAAGCTTAATCAGCCTACAAACCAGGAAAAAGGAGGAGTGTGGCCCTTAGCAACAACAACATGCCCCTGCCATACAGACGGGAGTAGCCATACCACAACACCCATGCTGTACAGCAGTGGAGGTGGCAGAATCGGCGGAGTTGATGAAGCGGTTCACGGTGCTGTTGTTTTTATATGGTCAGGACTTGGCACCGTTCCGCACTTACGGATGGTTGCCGGCGCTTCGTAGAGCCTGTCTCTCCACGCCTCTGTATAAAAACAATCCTTTTGTGGGTAAAGAATTGGTCCTACAAATGTACTGGTCGAAATTTTACACTTCCAAATTTTATTTTTTCAGCAGTTGATCTGGTGCTGCTGTCAAAAGCAAAAATGGGGAAAGCGTAGGTGGGAAAACCAGACATTCGGGTGGACTAACTATGTAGGGCAATAATTGTTTTTCAACTGGGTTGATGAATACAGGGTATATATGTTTAAAACCATGATTATCAATAAATTAAAATGATGTTGATAAAGTATATATCAATGGTTTGCATGTAGAAACTTGACAAGAATAAAGCTTCCTGAAAAAGCAAAAGGGCTTCACGTTGTGCCAGTGTGCTAGGACAGATTATGGAATAAATCGACGGCTAATTTTCTGCAAAACGCCAGTGGCTTCGGGCGCCGAGTTGGTGAGCAGAATTATGCCGCCGTACAAAATCGTCAGTACCGTGGAGCGCAACAGCATCGTCAGGAAAGGGGAGGATAGCGCTGGAAGGAGCCAGGCCGCACCACCCGCCGCGGCGGCAATTCCCAGAATCAGCGGGATGCGCCAGGTGAAGGGCTGCATGCGGTAACTATGCCACACAAACCACGTTCGAGCCACATTGATACTTACCTGGGCTACGCAGGCGGCTACTGCTGCCCCCACCATGCCCAGACGCGGTATCAAAAGCCAGTTCAACGCCACCGTCAACAAGGCCAGCGATACGTTGAAAATCAAGTCGTAACGGTAACGGGGGGAGGTTATAACAATCAGGGCATTTACGCCGGTGATGCCATCGAAGAGCTTACTGCCGAGCAGCAGCAGGACCACCACTGTACCTTCGGCGTAGCTGGTGTTGCGCATCAAGGAGTAGATGAAATCCAGATTCAACCCAATGCCCAAGGCCAGGTAGCAGCCCAGCAGCGTGTTGAGGCGAGTGGCACGGCGGTAGAAGTCGGCCATGCGGGGCAGGTCCTGCTGCTTCCAGTAATCGGCGAGCAGAGGGAAGGCTATTTTGTTGAGGGAGCGGGCCGGAATAGCTAGGGCGGTACTGATGTAGCCCGCCACTGCGTAAATTCCGGCTGCCGCCACGCTTACCTGCGCACCCACCATGAGCGTGTCAATAAACATGATAATGCTACCCGACAGGCTCCCGAGCAGGGTGAATGCCCCCATGCCCAACAGTTCACGCAGGGGCCGCACCGTGAGTACCTGCCGTGTGGGCCGCCAGTGCAGTTCTCCAATAGTTGCTACGTAAGCGGTCAGCAGCAAGGTAATGGTGCCGTTTACGCCTACAAACCACAGCACGTAGTTCGGGAATGATAGAAAGCCAAACCCAAACAGCAAGGCCCCAGCTATAATGAGGACCCGCTGCAGCACATCCTGCACGAAGGAGGAAAAGGCGGTATGGTACAGCGCCTTTAGGTAAGCGTCCTGCACCGAGTACAGCATAGTAAACAGGGCCAGTACGGCGCCCCAGGTGTAGTAAGGCGCCAGCAGCGGCGCGTCTTGCCCGTACCAGGGCAGCAGCACGGGCTTTCCTAGAAAATATAGCGCCGTAACCACAGCAAACCCCAATAGCGGCACGCCCACCAGCAAGGGCAGAAACCCCCGGTGCCCCGACTCTGGGTGGCGGAAATATGGAAAGAACCGAATGCCGACGCTGGCAAAGCCAAAGGCGGCAATCTGCGCATACAGCGTGGCAACCGAAGCCAGCGTTGCCGTCACGCCGAGTTGCTGGGGCGCTAGAAAATTGGGCAGCACCAAGGCTGTGCTCACAAAACCCAGCGCCAGCCCAATGTAGGAAATGACCGTGTTACGCAGCCCCTGCCGCTGAACTATACCCAAGTGGTGAAATGGTGAAGTGGTGAATTTGTGAGGGTGCCGAGAAAGATAACAGCACGTCATCCTGACGCAGGAGGGATCTTATTACCTAGAAAGGTCGTGCTGACGTAACAAGATTTTTCCTGCGTCAGGATGCCGTGCTTTTGTGCTTAGCTAGTGCACCTAAAATATCGGAGCCGTTGACAAACGCCACAGCGCGGCTGCGAAGGTACTCCATGATTTCGGCGAACTGGTACGGGCCGGTGTTCTCATTAGCTGGGTCGAAGTTCTCGTTGTGCCAGAGTACCGTGCAGACCCCACCGAATCGCTCAATTTCCTGGAACATTGGCGTCAGGACCGATAGGATTTCCTCAGGCACCAACTGCAAGTAGCGCGGGTGATGGAGCGTGGCATCCATCACGTTGAGCGGGATTTCGAGGAAGGGAGACATCTGAATAGAGTTTTTAGGCCCTAGAGTAACAAGTGCCGGTGCTTTGGGTGAAAATTCTGACTTCCCCTGATCAGGTTCGGCGGAAAAGGGGCTAGCCCCTAAATTAAATGGATAGAACGGCAGGCAGTAGGAATTCCGGAAGCCAAAGTGCTCTGCAAACCCTAGCGTAGAATCATAAGAATGTCCATGAAGACTCACTAAAGTAGGCGTGATACGTGGTTCCCAACCTAAATAGTGGAACCGGACACCGAAGTCTTTATCGCCCTTTTTGAAATGTTGCAGTAAGTCTCCTTCCCTTTTAAATCGCAGATGTAATTTGTCGGTGCCTAAACTGGCATGCAGGCCAATTTCAGAATTGTCGACTGCAACTACTGCACTTTGCCACACCTTACGCAGTTTGTAATCGGCATTAGGTGTGCCATTAGCGGCTTTGCGGTGCTCGGGCAGAAAGAAGAACGTGCTTTTAGCGCCATAGCTGGCTACCGTTTGCCTCACGTGCTCTAGGTTGTCCCAGGCGTCCTTCTGAGTGAAATGCTGCCAGAGGTGCCGGGCCAAGCTAGGCCAGTCGCGGCGCTGGAAGGCGGCTTTGGTGGGTGCTTTCCAGGCGCTGTAGAGGTTGTCGATATCGTGGGTAATGAAGGCGGCCCACTTGGCGCCATTTGACCAGGTACGGGGTTGTAAGGAGTAGCCTACGATATGCTCCACGGCCGTTTTCAGCACATCAAAGTAGTAATTCACTACCGGTACTGTCACGAATCCATACTGTCGCTGCACGCTGGCTGAATAGGGGAACCGGCCATGCTGGTCGCGCTCTTCCGAGTAATATTCCTGCCAGCCGCTGAGCAGGTAAAACGCTCCTGAGATTATATCCGCGTTGATAATAGCGTATCCATTTGGCAACCACTCCAGCAACGGCTTCTGCGGCTCCACATCAAAGAAAAACGGCACCGATTGGCCTAGCCACTCCCGCATGGTGGGGGCTGCGGGATAAGGATTTGTTCCGTTGAAAAACTCGCCTGCGCCTCCTGCTATCTGTAGTTGGGGTTGGGTGTCCGCGTAGCCAATAGAAACGTCCGGCACGTTCTCATAGGCCAGCCGGAAGTGACGGAGCACGTAGGCCAGTCGGGTCTCGGCGGGAATAGGCTGCGGGGGCGTCGGGAAAGCGGGAGCGGGCATAGTGGCGCAAGTATAGCAGGTTTAGCACACGACAGTTCCCGCAGAGGTACGCAGAAGTTTTCGCGGAGGGCGCGGAGCTATTCTAGGCCTGTTCGGGGAGCCAGCCGGCGAGGAGGCGGAGGGCGCGTTGTTGGCTATGGCCTTCGTCGGGGGTGCCGAGGGTGGCATTGTAGTAGGCGGCGCGGCGGTAGAGGTCGAGGGGCTTGTGCTGCTGGTAGCGGCGCACTAACTCGGTAAGTTCCGGGAGGGTATTGGCTCGCTCTACTAGGCCGTGAGCAACGTAGCCATAGTAATCGTCGGTGATGCCGTGGGTGGCAAAGCGGTAGTAGATGCTGGCCAGGTTCAGGAGCGTCGCCTCCAGGTGGGTGCTGGTATCGGCGGCGACAAGGGCATCCTGCTGCAGCAGAAACTCGAAGACGTTCTGCTGACGCGCATCGGAAAACTGCAGCTGCGGGTGTTGCTGGCGCAGAAAGGAAAAGTCGCGCTTATCGCTGGGGTGCGGGCGGAAGGTGAACGTGATAGTCGGAAACTCGCGTAACAGGTGGCCCAGCGCATCGGCAATGGCCTGAGTATCATCGAGGGTATTGCAGGCCAGGCCTACGCGCTGCACGGCGGGGTTTTGGTTTTTAGTAGCTAAAAAGGCATCGGCTTTTGGCATGCCTACCAGCTCGGTGCGGCCGTGTACGGGGCCACACTGCCGGTACTTATCCAGCGCATCCTGCCCTTCCAGCAAGCTCAAATCAAACCCCAGCGGCGGGAAGCTGGTGCTGACGCTGGCGTGCTGCACATAGGCGGTGGGTACGCCGCAGGCGCGGGCTGCCAGCAGCATGGCTCGGGCGTCGTCGTTGTGGTCGTTGGCGAAGATGATGGCCTGGGGCCGGTAATGACGCAGCGCCCGGCAGTACACCTCAAAGTAGCCAATAGCGTTGAAAACCAAGTCGAAAAACCGCCACGCCTTTGTGCCTTCTGTGCGCCAGAGGCCTAGCAGCACGCCCGGCAGCTGGCCATAGTACAGCAGCTTCCGCCGCAACGACAGCCGGTTTACCTGCTGGTTGTATCGCCCAATCTGCTTGCTTTGCCCCGCCACCAGCACGCTATCTGGCCGGGCCTCCCGCACAAAATGCAGGGAGTCGTAATTATTCTGACTCACCACATAAAGCCACACTTTACCCCGCAGTTCCTCCGCGTTACGCACCGGCCGAAACACGTTGCCCACTAGCCGTAGCGTCGCGTACCCCGCCACCTTCAGCAGCCGCTTAAGCGAGCTAGCCGGAGAAATAGGCTCCAGCATGTGCGCCGGCAAACCCGTAAACAGGTCCGTAAACCGGAGCTGCAGGATGTCGCGCAAGCGGGCGGCGGGAGTGGAAGAAACGTCGGGCATCAAAAGATGGCAAGTCAAGCAAAGAAGGTGGTAAAAGCAGTAGCTGACAGGTCCTGAACAAGTAAATCAGAACGTTATGCTTTGACAAGCTCAGCATGACAGGCTTTTTCTGGTTTCGGTCCAGGTAATGGTCTAGAGCGCCTCCCAGGTCAGGGGAGT from Hymenobacter taeanensis encodes:
- a CDS encoding DUF7033 domain-containing protein, which codes for MPAPAFPTPPQPIPAETRLAYVLRHFRLAYENVPDVSIGYADTQPQLQIAGGAGEFFNGTNPYPAAPTMREWLGQSVPFFFDVEPQKPLLEWLPNGYAIINADIISGAFYLLSGWQEYYSEERDQHGRFPYSASVQRQYGFVTVPVVNYYFDVLKTAVEHIVGYSLQPRTWSNGAKWAAFITHDIDNLYSAWKAPTKAAFQRRDWPSLARHLWQHFTQKDAWDNLEHVRQTVASYGAKSTFFFLPEHRKAANGTPNADYKLRKVWQSAVVAVDNSEIGLHASLGTDKLHLRFKREGDLLQHFKKGDKDFGVRFHYLGWEPRITPTLVSLHGHSYDSTLGFAEHFGFRNSYCLPFYPFNLGASPFSAEPDQGKSEFSPKAPALVTLGPKNSIQMSPFLEIPLNVMDATLHHPRYLQLVPEEILSVLTPMFQEIERFGGVCTVLWHNENFDPANENTGPYQFAEIMEYLRSRAVAFVNGSDILGALAKHKSTAS
- a CDS encoding sulfate adenylyltransferase subunit 1; amino-acid sequence: MDLLRFITCGSVDDGKSTLIGRLLYDSESVSLDVLAALEKRQASNGTVDLALLTDGLRAEREQGITIDVAYKYFTTPRRKFIITDAPGHVQYTRNMVTGASNADLAIVLVDARQGVIEQTRRHTLIAALLGIRHFVLAVNKMDLVGYDEAVFAKIATDYAELTNHFNLPAAVAIPLSALQGDNVVTHSTHLPWYTGPSLLEHLESVPGTLERSAEPRFQVQYVIRPQTAELPDYRGYAGQIQSGEYRRGDRVLVLPSGLESEIEALEVSQQEVEAAAAPQAVVIRLRDDVDVSRGDSIVPLGQQPTITRELEATLCWMSEQPLWPGRKLLVQHHSTLVKAAIPAILYKVNVQTFAKAAAESAQLNDIVRVRIKTALPLAVDTYQENRVSGSFILVDELSGDTVAAGLVEAANSEYFTAPVAPPVAFSI
- a CDS encoding phosphoadenylyl-sulfate reductase; the encoded protein is MSAASAAPAVLPVLDDLRLRLTSATALERLRLVAEHFPGKAVFSTSFGLEDQIISHLIFANGLPIKVFTLDTGRNFQETYSIWNKTLLKYEQPIEVYFPRQESVQDLLLAKGPNSFYESVDNRKECCYIRKVEPLNRALAGQQAWVTGIRAEQSQNRQTMDPVEWDAAHELTKVHPLFDWTWEQAVAYAQENSIPVNPLHQQGFVSIGCAPCTRAIKPGEDFRAGRWWWEDLSAKECGLHATTHHDGPDPVVEPVPAG
- the cysD gene encoding sulfate adenylyltransferase subunit CysD, whose product is MSTPHFDYLDRLEAEAIHILREVAGQFERPALLFSGGKDSIVLTRLAEKAFRPGRFPFPLVHVDTGHNFPEVLDYRDELAARLGEKLIVRSVEETIKRQRLREPGGKYPSRNPLQTYTLLEVIEEFEFDACIGGARRDEEKARAKERIFSVRDEFGQWDPKRQRPELWNVYNGRIQKGENVRVFPISNWTELDVWRYIQRENIQLPDIYFGHERTCVVLPSGQLLGLSEHLQLDDDDEIVTRQVRFRTVGDSTCTAAVESDASTVEDIIQDLLLAKVSERGATRLDDNISEAGMEDRKRNGYF
- a CDS encoding lipopolysaccharide biosynthesis protein, coding for MGIVQRQGLRNTVISYIGLALGFVSTALVLPNFLAPQQLGVTATLASVATLYAQIAAFGFASVGIRFFPYFRHPESGHRGFLPLLVGVPLLGFAVVTALYFLGKPVLLPWYGQDAPLLAPYYTWGAVLALFTMLYSVQDAYLKALYHTAFSSFVQDVLQRVLIIAGALLFGFGFLSFPNYVLWFVGVNGTITLLLTAYVATIGELHWRPTRQVLTVRPLRELLGMGAFTLLGSLSGSIIMFIDTLMVGAQVSVAAAGIYAVAGYISTALAIPARSLNKIAFPLLADYWKQQDLPRMADFYRRATRLNTLLGCYLALGIGLNLDFIYSLMRNTSYAEGTVVVLLLLGSKLFDGITGVNALIVITSPRYRYDLIFNVSLALLTVALNWLLIPRLGMVGAAVAACVAQVSINVARTWFVWHSYRMQPFTWRIPLILGIAAAAGGAAWLLPALSSPFLTMLLRSTVLTILYGGIILLTNSAPEATGVLQKISRRFIP